The following are from one region of the Prevotella communis genome:
- a CDS encoding glycosyl hydrolase family 8, translated as MKPLKTFFAGSLMVCLSTAAMAQPQVYDQENTGSRYALKKFTAPGKLPVIRELPNALEGVNSFEDWERRRNEIGSLIQHYGIGEKPAVKANQVKARMMGDTLIVDVTVGKETLTLKSQIRYPKVGQPPYALMIGTDMIALPRQLFDDRPIATTTFSSAQVNDYKQFGKHHERGEHNFDRLYPKLKNNGAYSEWAWGMSRLIDGLQQLGPEVTKIDTRRIGVTGCSYAGKMALYCGAFDERIALTIAQEPGGGGAAAWRKSHELTLAGKNLEDIDKTDYHWFLESQKENFHGDSVYRLPYDQHELCAMVCPRALLLLGNPDYEWLADPSMKVSAQAAQKVWEKFGIADRMGCDIIGGHGHCQLPQIQYPIVQAYIDKYLLDGKPWSKGGFETRQYRNLFAEAGHSREEVDKKLQEVFNDVFYGPNKVYFEVGDSMGYISDIKNHDARTEGMSYGMMIAVQMDKKDIFDRLWRWSKKYMQHQDGPRKGYFAWSCRTDGTRNADGAASDGELYYITSLLFASNRWGNDTGINYKAEAQHILNCIQPKEYTPEPHPSFGGFGGFGPQQQGPQKMYLIDPETKLITFTPDGFGQRFTDPSYHIPAFYEVWAKWADDGRSDYWMECAQKSREFLHKCINDTTGLNGDQCQYNGSEMEMMRFPGRPQGQQQNAAPRRNGNNNFRYDSWRVPMNIALDYEWSCADREWQQQYGEKIQNFLYSQGIDSFVDQYRVDGSLPEGNEILQAGGFRKLRHSIGLVATSAAASVLCQHEKKNEFIEALWNAKHEPFDDGYFDAYYDGLLRLFAFMHLSGQYQVIFPTNDKK; from the coding sequence ATGAAACCATTAAAAACTTTTTTTGCTGGCTCGCTCATGGTCTGTCTTTCTACGGCAGCCATGGCGCAGCCACAGGTATATGATCAGGAGAATACAGGCAGCCGTTATGCGTTAAAGAAATTCACGGCGCCTGGGAAACTACCCGTTATCCGCGAACTGCCTAACGCCCTTGAGGGGGTCAACAGTTTTGAGGATTGGGAGCGTCGTCGCAACGAGATTGGCTCGCTTATCCAGCACTACGGCATTGGTGAGAAACCTGCAGTAAAGGCTAATCAGGTGAAAGCACGTATGATGGGCGACACGCTGATAGTCGATGTCACCGTAGGTAAGGAGACCTTGACGCTCAAGTCGCAGATCCGTTATCCGAAGGTTGGCCAGCCACCCTATGCGCTGATGATTGGCACGGATATGATAGCACTGCCCCGTCAGCTTTTCGACGACAGGCCTATCGCCACGACAACGTTCTCGTCGGCACAGGTCAATGACTATAAACAGTTTGGCAAGCATCATGAACGCGGTGAGCACAACTTCGACCGTCTGTATCCTAAACTGAAGAATAATGGTGCCTATAGCGAATGGGCCTGGGGCATGAGCCGACTGATTGACGGTCTGCAGCAACTGGGTCCGGAGGTGACGAAGATCGACACCCGTCGTATTGGCGTCACTGGCTGCTCTTACGCAGGAAAGATGGCACTCTACTGCGGTGCCTTCGATGAGCGCATCGCCCTGACTATCGCACAGGAGCCTGGCGGAGGCGGTGCTGCCGCCTGGCGCAAATCGCATGAGTTAACGTTGGCTGGCAAGAACCTGGAGGACATCGACAAGACCGACTACCACTGGTTCCTGGAGAGTCAGAAGGAGAACTTCCATGGTGACAGCGTTTACCGTCTGCCCTACGACCAGCACGAACTATGCGCCATGGTTTGTCCACGTGCCCTGCTGTTGCTGGGTAATCCCGACTACGAATGGCTGGCCGACCCCTCGATGAAGGTTTCGGCACAGGCTGCCCAGAAGGTATGGGAGAAATTCGGCATTGCCGACCGTATGGGCTGTGACATCATCGGTGGTCACGGTCACTGTCAATTACCACAGATTCAGTATCCCATCGTTCAGGCTTATATCGACAAATACCTCCTGGACGGTAAGCCCTGGAGCAAGGGTGGTTTCGAGACCAGACAATACCGTAACCTCTTTGCCGAGGCAGGTCATAGCCGTGAGGAGGTAGACAAGAAACTGCAGGAGGTCTTCAACGACGTGTTCTACGGTCCCAACAAGGTTTATTTCGAGGTAGGCGACTCCATGGGCTACATCTCGGATATCAAGAACCATGATGCCCGTACAGAGGGCATGTCATACGGTATGATGATTGCCGTACAGATGGACAAGAAGGATATCTTTGACCGTCTGTGGCGCTGGAGCAAGAAATACATGCAGCATCAGGACGGTCCCCGTAAGGGCTATTTCGCATGGAGCTGCAGGACCGACGGCACACGCAATGCCGATGGGGCTGCCAGTGATGGTGAACTCTATTATATCACCTCACTCCTCTTTGCCTCTAACCGTTGGGGTAATGATACGGGTATCAACTACAAGGCCGAGGCTCAGCATATCCTGAACTGTATCCAGCCAAAGGAATATACACCTGAGCCACATCCTAGCTTCGGTGGCTTCGGAGGCTTTGGTCCCCAGCAGCAAGGTCCGCAGAAGATGTACCTGATTGACCCTGAGACAAAGCTCATCACCTTTACCCCTGATGGTTTCGGCCAGCGATTTACCGACCCCAGCTACCATATCCCTGCTTTCTATGAGGTATGGGCCAAGTGGGCCGACGACGGACGGAGCGACTATTGGATGGAATGCGCACAGAAAAGTCGTGAGTTCCTGCACAAGTGCATCAACGATACAACGGGATTGAACGGTGACCAATGCCAATACAACGGTAGCGAGATGGAAATGATGCGATTCCCAGGCAGGCCTCAGGGACAACAGCAGAACGCAGCACCACGCAGGAATGGAAACAATAACTTCCGCTACGATTCCTGGCGTGTACCCATGAATATTGCGCTGGACTATGAATGGAGTTGTGCCGACCGCGAATGGCAACAGCAGTATGGCGAGAAGATACAGAACTTCCTCTATAGCCAGGGCATCGACAGCTTCGTAGACCAGTACCGTGTAGATGGCAGTCTGCCAGAGGGTAATGAGATTCTGCAAGCTGGCGGCTTCCGCAAACTGCGTCATAGCATCGGACTGGTAGCCACCTCAGCAGCTGCCTCTGTGCTCTGTCAGCATGAGAAGAAGAACGAATTCATCGAGGCACTGTGGAATGCTAAGCACGAGCCTTTCGATGACGGCTACTTTGATGCCTACTATGACGGTCTGCTCCGCCTCTTCGCGTTCATGCACCTCAGTGGACAGTATCAGGTGATTTTCCCCACAAACGACAAGAAATGA
- a CDS encoding phosphoribosylaminoimidazolecarboxamide formyltransferase: MKELALKYGCNPNQKPSRIFMNDGSNLPIEVVNGRPGYINLLDALNSWQLVKELKQATGLPSAASFKHVSPAGAAVGLPLSDTLKHIYFVDDIPGLDESPIACAYARARGADRMSSYGDFIALSDTCDKTTALIIKREVSDGVIAPDYTPEALEILKDKRKGTYNVIKIDPAYKPAPVETKQVFGVTFEQGRNEIQLDDPALFENIPTQNKTFSAEARRDLMIALITLKYTQSNSVCYVKDGQAIGIGAGQQSRIHCTRLAGQKADIWWLRQHPKVLALPFKEGIRRADRDNTIDVYISEDEHDDVLRDGAWQQFFSEKPEVLTLAEKKEWIAKNTEVSLGSDAFFPFGDNIERAHKSGVQYIAQAGGSVRDDHVIMTCDKYGIAMAFTGVRLFHH; the protein is encoded by the coding sequence ATGAAAGAACTAGCCCTGAAGTACGGATGTAATCCGAATCAGAAACCTTCCCGCATTTTTATGAACGATGGCAGCAATCTGCCTATCGAAGTAGTTAACGGCCGCCCTGGCTACATCAACCTCTTGGACGCATTGAACTCCTGGCAGTTGGTGAAAGAGCTGAAACAGGCCACCGGTCTGCCCTCTGCAGCCTCTTTCAAGCACGTATCACCTGCTGGTGCTGCTGTAGGTCTGCCCCTGAGCGACACGCTGAAGCACATCTATTTCGTAGATGACATCCCAGGCCTGGACGAGAGTCCCATTGCCTGCGCCTATGCCCGTGCCCGCGGCGCCGACCGTATGTCTTCTTATGGCGACTTTATCGCCCTGAGCGACACCTGCGACAAGACCACCGCCCTGATTATCAAGCGCGAGGTAAGTGATGGTGTCATTGCCCCCGACTACACTCCCGAGGCTCTGGAGATTCTGAAGGACAAGCGTAAGGGCACCTACAACGTGATTAAGATTGACCCCGCCTACAAGCCCGCTCCCGTGGAGACGAAGCAGGTATTCGGCGTTACCTTCGAACAGGGCCGCAACGAGATCCAGTTGGACGACCCCGCATTGTTCGAGAATATCCCCACACAGAACAAGACTTTCTCTGCTGAGGCTCGTCGCGACCTGATGATTGCCCTCATCACCCTGAAATATACACAGTCAAACTCTGTGTGCTACGTGAAGGACGGACAGGCTATCGGTATCGGTGCCGGTCAGCAGAGCCGTATCCACTGTACCCGTCTGGCTGGTCAGAAGGCCGACATCTGGTGGTTGCGCCAGCACCCCAAAGTGCTCGCCCTGCCTTTCAAGGAGGGTATCCGTCGTGCCGACCGCGACAACACCATTGATGTGTATATCTCTGAAGACGAGCACGACGACGTGTTGCGCGACGGTGCTTGGCAGCAGTTCTTCTCTGAGAAGCCCGAGGTGCTGACCCTGGCCGAGAAGAAAGAGTGGATTGCCAAGAACACCGAGGTAAGTCTGGGCAGTGATGCCTTCTTCCCCTTCGGCGACAATATTGAGCGTGCCCACAAGAGTGGCGTGCAGTATATCGCTCAGGCTGGTGGTAGCGTACGCGATGACCATGTGATCATGACTTGCGACAAATACGGTATTGCCATGGCCTTCACAGGTGTACGTTTGTTCCATCATTAA
- a CDS encoding glycoside hydrolase family 3 C-terminal domain-containing protein has translation MKTKVMMAALCAFAIQNVSAQTQYPWQDTKLPRTQRVENLLGMLTPEEKVGLMMNKSISIERLGIPSYNWWSEACHGVRQGDYTVYPQPIGMAAAFNAKLVYDVFSQVSDEARANWNRSDHSVKHVGMGETYYPGNPELTFWCPNVNIFRDPRWGRGQETCGEDPYMNAVLGVQTVLGMQGNNDKYIKTHACAKHYAVHSGPEPLRHSMNVEPTNRDLWETYLPAFKALVKKGNVREVMCAYQRFEGKPCCSSDRLLIDILRNKWGYDGLVVTDCDAINNFFNRGQHETHKDPLSATVDAVLNGTDLECGKVMMNLTDGLKKGLIKESDLDNHLRKTLMGRFELGMFDPAEMLPWANLPASTISCEKHDQLATQAARESMVLLHNSGILPLSKSIKTLAVLGPNADDVELLNGNYGGTPTKNHQHSLLEGIRNALPNTKIIYNKACELNDEYTTVHHLQEFNDGKGVKVEFWNDRNTNFENPVKSGYYKELNFSTFGAWGFAEGITNDNLAVRISGTYKATFTGEMKYTLSTDNGYVLKVNGQVVEENKGGGRRGFGGFGRRGGADYKSFNVEKGKTYDVVIEYRRGTGNFAMLRGDICERKLADFTDLAKEVSVADAIIIIGGISARMEGEGGDKQDIELPKVQQMLVRAMHKTGKPVIFVNCSGSAIAFGSVEGEYDALLQAWYPGQGGAKALAEVLLGDYNPGGKLPVTFYRSTADLPDFMDYSMKNRTYRYFTGVPQYAFGYGLSYTTFATGKGKLSAKNMKKDGKVTITVPVTNTGKREGTETVQVYVKRLDDPGAPIKALKGFEKLTLKPGETKKATIALDGEAFEYYDEMIDELAVKPGRYQILYGTSSLDKDLQAFDFTVK, from the coding sequence ATGAAGACTAAAGTAATGATGGCCGCTTTATGCGCCTTTGCAATTCAAAACGTCAGTGCACAAACGCAATATCCCTGGCAGGATACAAAGTTGCCAAGGACCCAACGCGTAGAGAACCTACTGGGCATGCTGACGCCCGAGGAAAAGGTAGGACTCATGATGAACAAGAGTATCTCCATTGAGCGACTGGGTATACCGTCGTACAACTGGTGGAGTGAGGCCTGCCACGGTGTGCGTCAGGGTGACTATACTGTTTACCCCCAACCCATCGGTATGGCAGCTGCCTTTAATGCCAAACTGGTGTATGATGTCTTCTCGCAGGTAAGCGACGAGGCTCGTGCCAACTGGAACCGCTCTGACCACAGCGTGAAGCATGTGGGCATGGGCGAGACCTACTATCCTGGTAATCCCGAACTGACTTTCTGGTGTCCCAACGTGAACATCTTCCGTGACCCCCGTTGGGGACGCGGACAGGAGACCTGTGGTGAAGATCCCTACATGAATGCCGTGCTGGGCGTGCAGACCGTACTAGGTATGCAGGGAAACAACGACAAGTACATCAAGACGCATGCCTGTGCCAAGCACTATGCCGTGCACAGCGGACCAGAGCCTCTGCGCCACTCAATGAACGTAGAGCCCACCAACCGTGACCTCTGGGAGACCTATCTGCCAGCCTTCAAGGCCCTGGTGAAGAAAGGCAACGTGAGGGAGGTGATGTGTGCCTACCAGCGTTTCGAGGGCAAGCCCTGCTGTTCCAGCGACCGCCTGCTCATCGATATCCTGCGCAACAAATGGGGCTACGACGGACTGGTGGTGACCGACTGTGACGCTATCAACAACTTCTTTAACCGCGGTCAGCACGAGACCCACAAGGACCCTCTGTCGGCTACGGTGGATGCTGTGCTCAACGGCACCGACCTGGAGTGCGGCAAAGTGATGATGAACCTCACCGACGGTCTGAAGAAGGGCCTCATCAAGGAGAGCGACCTCGACAACCACCTGCGTAAGACGCTGATGGGACGCTTCGAACTGGGTATGTTCGACCCTGCCGAAATGCTGCCTTGGGCTAATCTCCCAGCCTCAACCATCAGTTGCGAGAAACACGACCAACTGGCTACACAAGCTGCGCGCGAGTCAATGGTGCTGCTGCACAACAGTGGCATACTGCCCCTTTCCAAGAGCATCAAGACGCTGGCCGTGCTCGGTCCTAATGCCGACGACGTAGAACTGCTGAACGGTAACTATGGCGGCACGCCTACCAAGAACCACCAGCACTCTTTGCTCGAAGGCATCAGGAACGCCCTGCCCAACACAAAAATCATCTACAACAAGGCTTGTGAACTGAATGATGAATATACCACCGTACACCATCTGCAGGAATTCAACGATGGAAAGGGTGTGAAGGTAGAGTTCTGGAACGACAGAAACACCAACTTCGAGAACCCCGTCAAGAGTGGATATTATAAGGAGCTGAACTTCTCTACTTTTGGTGCCTGGGGCTTTGCTGAGGGTATCACCAACGACAACCTAGCCGTACGTATCAGTGGTACCTATAAGGCTACCTTTACTGGCGAGATGAAATACACCCTCTCTACCGACAACGGCTATGTGCTGAAGGTGAATGGTCAGGTAGTTGAGGAGAACAAAGGCGGTGGCCGTCGTGGCTTCGGAGGCTTCGGACGTCGCGGTGGTGCCGACTATAAGTCGTTCAATGTGGAGAAGGGCAAGACCTACGACGTGGTGATTGAGTATCGTCGCGGCACAGGCAACTTCGCCATGTTGCGTGGCGACATCTGCGAGCGCAAACTGGCTGATTTCACCGACCTGGCTAAGGAGGTGAGCGTGGCCGACGCCATCATCATCATCGGCGGTATCTCTGCACGTATGGAGGGAGAAGGTGGCGACAAGCAGGATATCGAACTGCCCAAGGTGCAGCAGATGCTGGTACGCGCTATGCATAAGACCGGCAAGCCCGTCATCTTTGTCAACTGCTCTGGTTCTGCTATCGCATTCGGTAGCGTAGAGGGAGAATATGATGCATTGCTGCAGGCTTGGTATCCTGGTCAGGGCGGCGCAAAGGCACTGGCTGAGGTACTGCTGGGCGACTACAACCCTGGCGGAAAACTGCCCGTGACGTTCTATCGCTCAACAGCCGACCTGCCCGACTTTATGGACTATTCCATGAAGAACCGCACCTATCGCTACTTCACCGGTGTCCCCCAGTATGCCTTCGGTTATGGTCTGAGCTATACCACCTTTGCTACTGGCAAGGGTAAACTGAGTGCTAAGAACATGAAGAAAGACGGCAAGGTGACCATCACCGTGCCTGTGACCAACACGGGTAAGCGCGAAGGAACAGAGACCGTACAGGTTTATGTGAAGCGTCTGGACGACCCAGGTGCACCTATCAAGGCACTGAAGGGCTTCGAGAAACTGACACTGAAGCCCGGAGAGACCAAGAAAGCTACTATCGCCCTGGATGGCGAGGCCTTTGAATACTACGACGAGATGATTGACGAACTGGCCGTAAAGCCTGGTCGCTACCAGATTCTCTATGGCACGTCTTCACTCGACAAGGACCTGCAGGCATTTGACTTTACCGTGAAATAA
- a CDS encoding alpha/beta hydrolase-fold protein — translation MKKTMLMFTLLTCAATVMAQPRTNNDGTVTFQYKNDSAKNVLVDVQFAGRKEMTRGADGTWTVTLGPAAPDMYPYCFIVDGISVMDPMNPQYFPNEGFKNSLLEIPSQESPLAHDIRDVAHGRVEYVHYYSKSLGATNNAIVYLPPRYMEDQQKKYPVFYLISGTTDTEEVYYKVGRVNYIMDNLLAENKSKEMIVVMPYGNPSKLKLPDAPDAATKGRPEASAPQTRFGGDVFSKDLINDLMPYIEKNYRTKNDRDSRAIGGFSRGGNQALFNGLTNLDKFSYLCSYSSFTSTDIPNVYDKANDTNKKLHLFWLGVGTDDFLYGNARDYMQFLDDKGIQSVKEFTTDKFGHTWMNAKYFLAKTLPLLFNKKASEAAMKAGQPAPAKTGKEQQFTANVMARLFPRPIISPEYTPEGITFRFKAPEAKKVVLDCEMLPDYLDMKRDSDGVWSITLNDYLFDTFKYCFVVDGTPVCDPSNMYLSPDKGFKYSIADNPHSPFNFASQGEIEHGKVSYDLDHMEAWYTSVMPRTMTIPTFIQLVPGEGDTMESWFKIGGADAIADRLVADGKTKPLILTTSSLDFMQGAQQMGGFKMRTLRADDYPTWTQRRRALVRMLLEVGREQTPQFPGFGGGRPGGFGGGGFGGGRPGGFGGGFGGGFGGPQ, via the coding sequence ATGAAAAAGACAATGCTTATGTTTACGCTCCTGACCTGTGCAGCTACGGTCATGGCGCAACCCCGTACGAATAACGACGGGACGGTGACTTTCCAATACAAGAACGACTCAGCAAAGAATGTGCTGGTCGATGTGCAGTTTGCCGGTCGCAAAGAGATGACGCGCGGTGCCGACGGCACATGGACTGTCACCCTTGGTCCTGCAGCCCCCGATATGTATCCTTATTGCTTTATCGTGGACGGTATCAGCGTGATGGACCCCATGAATCCTCAGTATTTCCCCAACGAAGGTTTCAAGAACAGTCTGCTGGAGATTCCCTCACAGGAAAGTCCGCTGGCTCATGACATCCGCGACGTGGCTCACGGTCGTGTGGAGTATGTGCACTACTACTCCAAGAGTCTGGGTGCCACCAACAATGCGATTGTCTATCTGCCCCCTCGCTATATGGAGGACCAGCAGAAGAAATATCCCGTCTTTTACCTGATTAGTGGTACTACCGATACTGAGGAAGTTTACTATAAGGTGGGACGCGTGAACTATATCATGGATAACCTGCTGGCAGAGAATAAATCTAAGGAGATGATTGTGGTGATGCCCTATGGTAATCCCTCAAAGCTGAAACTCCCCGATGCTCCTGATGCAGCAACGAAGGGACGTCCCGAGGCTTCTGCTCCTCAGACACGCTTCGGCGGCGACGTGTTCAGCAAGGACCTCATCAACGACCTGATGCCTTATATTGAGAAGAACTACCGTACCAAGAACGACCGCGACAGTCGCGCCATCGGCGGTTTCTCGCGTGGCGGTAACCAGGCGCTGTTTAACGGACTGACTAATCTTGACAAGTTCTCTTATCTGTGCTCTTACAGTTCATTCACATCAACAGACATTCCCAATGTCTATGATAAAGCCAACGATACCAACAAGAAACTGCATCTGTTCTGGTTGGGCGTGGGTACGGATGACTTCCTCTATGGCAATGCCCGCGACTACATGCAGTTCCTGGACGACAAGGGTATCCAGAGCGTGAAGGAGTTTACAACGGATAAGTTCGGCCACACCTGGATGAACGCCAAGTATTTCCTGGCCAAGACCCTGCCTTTGCTGTTCAACAAGAAAGCTTCCGAGGCTGCGATGAAAGCCGGACAGCCTGCTCCTGCCAAGACAGGCAAGGAACAGCAGTTCACTGCTAATGTGATGGCACGCCTGTTCCCCCGCCCCATCATCTCTCCAGAATATACCCCTGAGGGTATCACATTCCGTTTCAAGGCTCCTGAGGCCAAGAAGGTGGTACTGGACTGCGAGATGTTGCCCGACTATCTGGACATGAAGCGCGACTCTGACGGTGTATGGAGCATCACCCTCAATGATTATCTCTTTGATACGTTCAAATACTGCTTCGTGGTTGACGGCACACCCGTTTGCGACCCCAGCAACATGTACTTATCACCTGACAAGGGCTTTAAATACAGTATTGCCGACAATCCTCACTCACCGTTCAACTTCGCTTCGCAGGGAGAGATTGAGCACGGAAAGGTGTCTTACGACTTAGACCATATGGAGGCGTGGTACACCTCGGTGATGCCTCGTACCATGACTATTCCAACGTTTATCCAATTGGTTCCCGGCGAAGGTGACACGATGGAGAGTTGGTTTAAGATTGGTGGTGCCGATGCCATTGCCGACCGTCTGGTGGCCGACGGCAAGACGAAACCGCTGATCCTGACTACAAGTTCGCTGGACTTCATGCAGGGCGCTCAGCAGATGGGTGGGTTCAAGATGCGCACACTGCGTGCCGACGACTATCCCACATGGACACAGCGTCGCCGTGCACTCGTCAGGATGCTCCTTGAGGTAGGACGCGAACAGACGCCACAATTCCCTGGTTTCGGTGGTGGCCGACCTGGTGGCTTCGGTGGCGGTGGCTTCGGAGGCGGCAGACCTGGTGGCTTCGGAGGCGGCTTTGGTGGCGGCTTTGGCGGTCCCCAATAA
- a CDS encoding energy transducer TonB translates to MKKIAFLLLVALLSTTTITAQKTVISMNQSKEKVFDVVENMPEFPGGQDSLMSFLMHTIKYPKEAMEKGIQGRVVAKFIVEKDGQVSTPKVVRSVYPALDEEALRVIRCMPKWKPGKQNGREVRVFFTLPVTFRMK, encoded by the coding sequence ATGAAGAAAATCGCTTTTTTGTTGCTTGTAGCCCTGCTGAGCACAACAACGATAACGGCACAGAAGACCGTAATATCAATGAACCAGTCGAAAGAAAAGGTATTCGACGTTGTAGAGAATATGCCCGAGTTCCCTGGAGGCCAGGACAGTTTGATGAGTTTTCTTATGCACACCATAAAGTATCCTAAAGAGGCAATGGAAAAAGGTATACAGGGGCGCGTAGTTGCAAAGTTCATTGTCGAGAAAGACGGACAGGTAAGCACTCCGAAGGTTGTACGCTCTGTGTATCCCGCACTCGACGAAGAGGCTCTGCGTGTGATTCGCTGTATGCCGAAATGGAAGCCTGGCAAGCAGAATGGAAGAGAAGTACGCGTATTTTTCACCCTTCCCGTCACTTTCCGAATGAAATAA
- a CDS encoding TIGR00730 family Rossman fold protein, with the protein MKLCIFCSANQNIDPEFFTMTEELGRWAARNGHSIVFGGHDAGLMHAVSKAAKEAGGQVIGVVPRKIEEMGRLSPYLDVHIPTENLTDRKDLMMLQGDAFIILPGGIGTLDELFTVAAAATLQFHQKPIILWNMKGFWDSLINCMDDLQQKGVIRGHWQDYIFVVSKLTEIEQKLSK; encoded by the coding sequence ATGAAACTCTGCATTTTCTGTTCCGCCAACCAGAATATCGACCCCGAGTTCTTCACAATGACAGAAGAACTCGGGCGTTGGGCGGCGCGGAATGGCCATTCCATTGTCTTTGGAGGTCATGACGCCGGTTTGATGCATGCCGTAAGCAAGGCAGCAAAAGAGGCTGGTGGACAAGTCATCGGCGTCGTTCCACGCAAAATAGAGGAGATGGGACGACTCAGTCCCTATCTGGACGTACATATCCCAACAGAAAACCTAACGGACCGCAAAGACCTGATGATGCTACAGGGTGATGCTTTTATCATCCTTCCTGGCGGCATCGGCACACTCGACGAACTCTTTACCGTGGCAGCAGCGGCTACCCTTCAGTTTCATCAGAAGCCTATCATACTCTGGAACATGAAAGGCTTCTGGGATTCCCTTATCAATTGCATGGATGATTTACAACAGAAAGGGGTCATTCGCGGGCACTGGCAGGACTACATTTTTGTAGTCTCAAAATTAACCGAAATCGAACAAAAACTTTCCAAATAG